A single Montipora foliosa isolate CH-2021 chromosome 7, ASM3666993v2, whole genome shotgun sequence DNA region contains:
- the LOC138011552 gene encoding uncharacterized protein isoform X2 encodes MASFSSRSELANGFTMTESGEGRYSTVPIRLSETAANQTSGLSHTETNAAEDSNYSGDGGAWQATEQSQLMGVGVNQANGLSNSVVGSAVQTTMSSQSNQPSEPISGSNIHRAQSDCHASGDSSPVTCSPVQEQGDGYAGAQAPILLPYFQPGEANLVSSMGNTKKPTENCCST; translated from the exons ATGGCCAGTTTCTCAAG TCGCTCTGAGCTTGCGAATGGTTTCACAATGACTGAGAGTGGGGAAGGACGATACTCTACCGTACCGATCCGCCTTTCCGAGACAGCTGCTAATCAGACCAGCGGTTTGAGTCACACTGAGACAAATGCTGCCGAGGACTCTAATTACTCTGGTGATGGTGGCGCTTGGCAGGCGACCGAACAGAGCCAACTTATGGGTGTAGGTGTCAACCAAGCCAATGGACTGAGCAATTCTGTCGTGGGAAGTGCTGTGCAGACTACAATGTCAAGCCAATCGAATCAACCCAGTGAGCCGATTAGTGGATCAAACATCCACAGAGCACAAAGCGACTGTCACGCTAGTGGAGACAGCTCACCTGTGACATGCTCGCCTGTGCAAGAACAAGGTGACGGATATGCAGGAGCACAGGCGCCAATTCTACTCCCTTATTTCCAGCCAGGCGAAGCCAATTTAGTCTCTTCTATGGGTAACACGAAAAAGCCTACAGAGAATTGCTGCAGTACCTAG
- the LOC138011552 gene encoding uncharacterized protein isoform X1 — protein MASFSSRSELANGFTMTESGEGRYSTVPIRLSETAANQTSGLSHTETNAAEDSNYSGDGGAWQATEQSQLMGVGVNQANGLSNSVVGSAVQTTMSSQSNQPSEPISGSNIHRAQSDCHASGDSSPVTCSPVQEQGDGYAGAQAPILLPYFQPGEANLVSSMGNTKKPTENCCST, from the exons ATGGCCAGTTTTTCAAG TCGCTCTGAGCTTGCGAATGGTTTCACAATGACTGAGAGTGGGGAAGGACGATACTCTACCGTACCGATCCGCCTTTCCGAGACAGCTGCTAATCAGACCAGCGGTTTGAGTCACACTGAGACAAATGCTGCCGAGGACTCTAATTACTCTGGTGATGGTGGCGCTTGGCAGGCGACCGAACAGAGCCAACTTATGGGTGTAGGTGTCAACCAAGCCAATGGACTGAGCAATTCTGTCGTGGGAAGTGCTGTGCAGACTACAATGTCAAGCCAATCGAATCAACCCAGTGAGCCGATTAGTGGATCAAACATCCACAGAGCACAAAGCGACTGTCACGCTAGTGGAGACAGCTCACCTGTGACATGCTCGCCTGTGCAAGAACAAGGTGACGGATATGCAGGAGCACAGGCGCCAATTCTACTCCCTTATTTCCAGCCAGGCGAAGCCAATTTAGTCTCTTCTATGGGTAACACGAAAAAGCCTACAGAGAATTGCTGCAGTACCTAG
- the LOC138010255 gene encoding ATP-dependent DNA helicase RecQ-like encodes MPEELDVVFEAALQKALNFLSERGFNRELRQEQKSSVKQLFTGGDLIAVLPTGFGKSLIFQLLALVNDGHVVLVICPLKCIVNDQIKEASSMGISAGSLSDCLQTDIVSGKYRLLFASAEEARAKSFLQALKREGNSLHDNLAAIVVDESHTVETWTGKR; translated from the coding sequence ATGCCGGAAGAGTTGGATGTTGTGTTCGAAGCTGCTTtacaaaaagcattaaattttctCTCGGAACGGGGATTTAATCGCGAGCTTCGACAAGAGCAAAAGTCTTctgtaaaacaactattcactggagGAGATTTAATTGCTGTTCTCCCCACAGGATTTGGAAAAAGCTTGATTTTTCAACTCTTAGCACTTGTAAACGACGGCCATGTTGTCCTTGTAATTTGTCCATTGAAATGTATTGTAAACGATCAAATCAAGGAGGCCTCTTCGATGGGGATTTCGGCTGGCTCGTTGTCTGACTGCCTCCAAACAGATATCGTGAGCGGAAAATACCGTCTGCTTTTTGCTTCTGCCGAAGAAGCACGCGCCAAAAGTTTCCTCCAGGCCCTCAAAAGAGAAGGCAACTCGCTTCACGACAATCTCGCTGCTATTGTGGTGGATGAGTCACACACCGTTGAGACTTGGACTGGAAAAAGGTAA